GATATCCTTATGAAATTCTTAGGATGAACAGATCTTAGCCTTGGGCTAACAAAGGTGTAGAAGTGTTGGATATTTGACTTTCTTGAGCTTACTGTGTATTTCCACTCAGAGCGTGGGAAAAATTTCTCAAGCGGCGTGCCGTCACTTGCTACTGGTAGCATCAGACTTGGCACTCCTGGCATATATTCGCCTGTTATTGAGTGTCTGTGTCCGCCAAGTGGCTCATAGTAGATCGAAGCTGGCGTAGGCGCTGGCACTTTTATGGTTGCTTTATCGCCCTTGTATGCGCTCTCGTAGCTGTCATATCTGCCGCCTTTTGCTAGCACGTGCGCCACTTTTGGCTTCTCTTCGTCTTTTAGATAAGGATCAAGTTTTGTCATCACTCTTGAGATCTTACTAAGCTTTTTATCCTCGTCGCTTATATCTTTCACACCCTCGCCGTCAAAGGCTAAATTTGCTAGTGCAGCCGCGTAATACTGCTCTTTTACGTCAAGGTCCATGAAATTTCCGTCTTTGTCTTTAAAGGCATTTTTGCCAAAGCCTTTTAGTCCAAGCCTCTTTGCCACAGCTATATAAAATGCCTCAACGTCGATCGCGCCGCCGTTTTTATCCTTTGCCTGCTTTGAGCTAACAGCTGGATAGCGCACGACTGAAGTTTTAGCGATCGTTCCCCAAAGAGAGTTTGGAAGTGCCCAGTTTTCCAAATTTACCCCATCTGGCACGATGTAGTCAGCATAGGCGTTTGTCTCGTTCATAAAGGCGTCTATGCCCACAAAAAGTGGTAAATTTTTACTATCTTTTAGTACGTCTAAGACCGCTCTTTCAAGTCCTGCTTGTCCGTAAAGTACGTTTGTCATGTAGTTTATGAAAACTTTTACTTTGTATGGATAGCCAGCCTTGTGACTTGTAAGCGTTTCGTTTACAAGTGGCATAGAGATAGGATACCATGGCTGAGTTGATGGATAGCCGCTGCCGCCAGCTGCCACTTTGCGCTTATACTCAGAGCTTGTTTCGTAGTATTTGCCTGATCTTGATAAATTTAGACCATTTGGCTTATAAGCACCCTCAAAGCTCTCAAGGTCATATCTGCCCTTTAAAAACTCGTGTGTGCCGGCACTTGCATTGACGTTGCCGCCTTTGTAGCCGTAAGTGCCCATTAGTGTGTTTAGACAAAGTATCGCAAAAGTAGTCATACCAGCTTGAGTATGCATCATACCGCCATGCACGTTTGTGCTCACCTGTCTGCCGTTTTTGGTGAAATTTTCGCAAAGCCAGATGATATCTTCAACACTCACGCCGCAAATTTTTGAGTACTCCTCTAAGCTATGATTATAAGCTGACTCTTTTAAAAGCTGCATTGAGCTTTTTACCTCGACCTTTTTGCCGTCTATTAAAATTTTACCTTTGTAGTAGAGCTTGGCTGGTTCATTTACCTTGTAGCTTTGTATCTTGCCATCTTGCGAGCAGACCTGCCACTCGTTATTAATAAGTGCAAATTTGCCGTAGTCTTTGTGACCTTTTTCGGTAATGACTAGATGCGTGGCGTTGCACCAGTGTATCTCGCCTGCTAGCTTTGCCTGGTCTAAATTTGGCTGGATAAGGTAGTTTGTAGCGTATTTTTCATTTTCTATGATCCAGCGTATCATCGCCATAGCTAGAGCTGAGTCGGTGCCTGGCTTTATCGCTATCCAGCGGCCTTTATCTGAAGAGGCGTATTTTACAGCGTTTGTAACGCTTGGGTCGACCACTGCGTAGCTAAAGTCATCTCTCGTGCCTCTTGCGTAAGAGAGCATTTTTGCCTGTTTTTGGAAAGGGTTGCCACCATTTGACGGCGAAGTGCCCCAGTAGATGACAAATTTAGAGTTTTCATAGTCTGGTTTTGTATGTGCAAAGCCCTTTGCGTTGTGCGCAATCTTGCCACCGACCCTAAAGCCACCACCGCAAATTCCGCCGTGAGAGTAGTGATTTACAGTGCCAAATGACTTTTTGACAAAGCGATCAACGATGTCAGAGCGCCCGTCATATAGATAAAAACTTAAAAATTGATTGCGCTTAGTGCCATACTCTGGGTTTTCGCTGTCGATTAGCTCGTCGCTATATATCGCTCTTAGCCCGTCCACGTACCCCTCACCAAAGAGATCTCCGCCCTCCACCACCTCTTCTACTAGCTGCTCAAAGCTTATGCTCTTCCACTTTCCCTCACCCCTTTTACCAACTCTCTTTAGTGGTGTTAGTATCCTTGCAGGTGAGTCTATCATCTCAGGCAATATCGCTCCTCTAGCGCAAACTGTGGCTCGCTTTTCGTCTTCGCCACTTAGTGTTGTGGCAAGAAGTGCGTCATTTATCGATGTGTCAAAATTTGCCCAGTGTACGTTTGAAAGTGGGTGGTATGGGTTGCCACTACATCTTAAAACTCGGTCGTTTTTGTCGTCCACATGAAGTCTTATGCCACACTTCGTCGTACAGCCGTGGCACATAGAAAAGATAACGCTATGTCCATCGCTAAGTGAAATTTTGCCATCTTTTACGCTAAATTCAGGCTCTAGCGAGTTTGCCTGCGGTTTATAGTCGTCCTTATCTTCATCTGCCAGCATAGCACTCGTGGTTAGTGTTGAGAGCACGGCTGATCTTTTTAAAAATTCTCTTCTTTGCATTACTTATTTCCTTTTACTGTGCTATCTCTTCGCTCCAGCCGATAACCTTTTTATATCCATTATCAAGCTCGAGTTTTTTATTGTTTTTAGCCAAAATTTCACTAACACCGTGGTAGAACACCTGTGGATTTGTATTTTTAGGGCTATCTATAACCATAGTCTCATGTGTGGCTAGAAATTTTCTAATATTTGAGTTAGGATCATTAAGATCGCCTATTATACGGCTACCGCCCACACAGCTCTCTACACATGCTGGCTGAAGCCCTGCTCTTAGTCTGTGATCACAAAAGGTACATTTATCGGCCTTATAGGTATGCAGGCTAAGATATCTTGCGTGATATGGACAGGCCTCTACGCAAAGCGCACAGCCTATGCACTCTTTTGTATCAATCTTTACTATACCATTACTTCTTTGATGGCTAGCACCAGTTGGACAAACACTAATACAGGCTGGATTGTTGCAGTGGTTGCAAAGTCTTGGAAGTGACGCAATGACTGCCATTTTACCGCTCTTATCTCTTGCCTCGTACTCGGAAACAATGGTTCTAAAAGCGCCTGGCTGAACGTCGTTTTCTAACATACAGCTCATAGTACATGACTGACATCCAACACATCTTGTTAGATCTATCGCCATGCCGTAGCGAACATTACTACCGCTAAAGTCCTTTGGTGCAGCCTTTAGTGCGGTCGTAGCAAAAAATAATCCTGCAGCTGCAATGAAGCTGCGACGAGAATTTAAGGTCTGTTGCATAAAAAATTCTCCTTTCTTTTTAGAATTTTTCCTTATTTTAACATAGTAAATATTTTTTCTAAAGTTTATTTTATATTTTTGCAAAATGTATTAAATTTTGAGAATTTTTGTAGCACTTAAAAGATAGAATTTGGATAGTAAATTTTAGAAAGAAGTAGGAAAAAGATAGAAAATAAACTTCTATCTTCTTAAATTTATGCTTTGTAGTTTAGCTTATAAAGGCGAATGACTTGCTCTGCTGTCATCTTTAAATTTCTAATCGCAACATCTTTTCTCATAGCTTCTTCAAGACTCACTGGCTCATTTAATATACAAAAATAGGCATCAATCCCATTTTTGTGGCAATCTTTGGCACATTTTTGCACGCTTCCAGCAAATGCGATCACTGGCTTATGATACTTTTTGGCTAGTTTTGCAACCCCAGTTGGCGTCTTGCCCATTGAGCTTTGAAAATCCATACGGCCTTCACCAGTGATGACTAGATCAGCCTTTTTGATCTCATCCTCAAGCGCGATAGTCTGCGTAATGATCTCAATACCTAGGCGAAGTTTCGCTCCCAAAAATGCCACGAATGCAAAACCAAGTCCGCCAGCTGCGCCAGCACCTTTTTGTGTGTGAAATTTGCTATTAGTCTTTTCCTTTACAAGAGTTGCAAAGTGTTTTAGCCCATCATCAAGCTCTTTTACCATACGGCCATTTGCACCCTTTTGAGGGGCATAAACATGGGCTGCTCCATTCATGCCATAAAGCGGATTATCTACATCGCAGGCTATTAAAAACTCGCACTCCTTTAGCTCTTTTAAAGCATCTTCATCTGTAAACTCACAAATTTTGGCTAAATTCTCGCCTTTTCCTTCAAGCAAAACACCATCTTTATCATAAAATTTAAAGCCAAGTGCGCTAAGCATGCCTGTACCAGCGTCATTTGTCGCACTTCCACCGATGCCAATGATAAATTTTCTAGCGCCTTTAGCAATGGCATCTTTTATCATCTGACCAAAGCCAAATGTGCTAGTTTTTAGTGGATTTCTCTCATCTGGATTTATGAGTGTAAGGCCAGAAGCACTTGACATTTCAAGTATTGCAAGGTCATCTTTTAGTGCATATCTAGCTAAAATTTCAATTCCAAGTGGATTTTTAACTATCGTATCTATAAATTTTGCACCGAGTGCATCAGCCATCGCCTCTACACTACCCTCGCCACCATCTGCTATAGGTTTGACAACGACCTCGCAGCCAATCTCTTCTAGTCCTTCTTTTACAGCAAGGCCCGCTTCAAGCGAGCTAAGCGAGCCTTTTAACGAATCAATCGCAACTAAAATTCTCATAAAAGCACCAAAGATAATATGTAAACGCTAATTATACCAACGATGCCCATTATAAACGTCATAGCCGTTTGTGTGCGATATCCTTGTTCTGCGCTCATCTTGCTAAAATTTGTCACAACCCAGAAGTAGCTGTCATTTGCGTGAGATACGCACATCGCACCAGATGCTATCGCCATGACGCAAAGTGCAGCCGAAAGCTCGGTCGTAAAGCCAAGTGTGTGCATGAGCGA
This portion of the Campylobacter concisus genome encodes:
- a CDS encoding molybdopterin dinucleotide binding domain-containing protein, with amino-acid sequence MQRREFLKRSAVLSTLTTSAMLADEDKDDYKPQANSLEPEFSVKDGKISLSDGHSVIFSMCHGCTTKCGIRLHVDDKNDRVLRCSGNPYHPLSNVHWANFDTSINDALLATTLSGEDEKRATVCARGAILPEMIDSPARILTPLKRVGKRGEGKWKSISFEQLVEEVVEGGDLFGEGYVDGLRAIYSDELIDSENPEYGTKRNQFLSFYLYDGRSDIVDRFVKKSFGTVNHYSHGGICGGGFRVGGKIAHNAKGFAHTKPDYENSKFVIYWGTSPSNGGNPFQKQAKMLSYARGTRDDFSYAVVDPSVTNAVKYASSDKGRWIAIKPGTDSALAMAMIRWIIENEKYATNYLIQPNLDQAKLAGEIHWCNATHLVITEKGHKDYGKFALINNEWQVCSQDGKIQSYKVNEPAKLYYKGKILIDGKKVEVKSSMQLLKESAYNHSLEEYSKICGVSVEDIIWLCENFTKNGRQVSTNVHGGMMHTQAGMTTFAILCLNTLMGTYGYKGGNVNASAGTHEFLKGRYDLESFEGAYKPNGLNLSRSGKYYETSSEYKRKVAAGGSGYPSTQPWYPISMPLVNETLTSHKAGYPYKVKVFINYMTNVLYGQAGLERAVLDVLKDSKNLPLFVGIDAFMNETNAYADYIVPDGVNLENWALPNSLWGTIAKTSVVRYPAVSSKQAKDKNGGAIDVEAFYIAVAKRLGLKGFGKNAFKDKDGNFMDLDVKEQYYAAALANLAFDGEGVKDISDEDKKLSKISRVMTKLDPYLKDEEKPKVAHVLAKGGRYDSYESAYKGDKATIKVPAPTPASIYYEPLGGHRHSITGEYMPGVPSLMLPVASDGTPLEKFFPRSEWKYTVSSRKSNIQHFYTFVSPRLRSVHPKNFIRISTDVASEQGIRSGDKVKVTTPYGAQVGEAFVTDGVASGVISIEHGFGHDEFGIRTHTVDGKPAFGIANLEKGVNHNKLGLLDPKRNGEFSLNDWLVGTCARQALPANIRKIG
- a CDS encoding 4Fe-4S dicluster domain-containing protein is translated as MQQTLNSRRSFIAAAGLFFATTALKAAPKDFSGSNVRYGMAIDLTRCVGCQSCTMSCMLENDVQPGAFRTIVSEYEARDKSGKMAVIASLPRLCNHCNNPACISVCPTGASHQRSNGIVKIDTKECIGCALCVEACPYHARYLSLHTYKADKCTFCDHRLRAGLQPACVESCVGGSRIIGDLNDPNSNIRKFLATHETMVIDSPKNTNPQVFYHGVSEILAKNNKKLELDNGYKKVIGWSEEIAQ
- a CDS encoding glycerate kinase, whose amino-acid sequence is MRILVAIDSLKGSLSSLEAGLAVKEGLEEIGCEVVVKPIADGGEGSVEAMADALGAKFIDTIVKNPLGIEILARYALKDDLAILEMSSASGLTLINPDERNPLKTSTFGFGQMIKDAIAKGARKFIIGIGGSATNDAGTGMLSALGFKFYDKDGVLLEGKGENLAKICEFTDEDALKELKECEFLIACDVDNPLYGMNGAAHVYAPQKGANGRMVKELDDGLKHFATLVKEKTNSKFHTQKGAGAAGGLGFAFVAFLGAKLRLGIEIITQTIALEDEIKKADLVITGEGRMDFQSSMGKTPTGVAKLAKKYHKPVIAFAGSVQKCAKDCHKNGIDAYFCILNEPVSLEEAMRKDVAIRNLKMTAEQVIRLYKLNYKA